The segment TTTCCAGGAGTGGAGCCTACGGAACGACCCCGGAGCGACATGCCAACTGCCAGCAACGACCGATGACGCTGGGGTGGTCGAGTACGCCAGAAGTCGAAAGGGAGCGTGACATGTCCTACCTGCTCCGCGTCCAACTGCCGGACCGACCGGGCAGCCTCGGATCGTTGGCCGTCGCGCTCGGTTCGGTCGGGGCGGACATCCTCTCCCTCGACGTCATCGAACGTGGCGACGGTTACGCAGTCGACGACCTGGTGGTCGACGTTGCTCCGGGTTCGCTTCCCGACACGCTGATCACCGCTGCCGAGAACCTCACCGATGTTCGGGTCGATTCCATCCGCCCGTACACCGGCGTCCTCGACACGCACCGCGAATTGGAACTGATCGATCGGGTCGCCGCGGCGTCCGACGATCGACTTCAGGTGCTCGTCGACGGAGCCCCCCGTGTCCTTCGAGTGGGGTGGAGCACCGTCGTCGCCACCAACGCGCACGGCCCGTTCCGTCTGGTGGGCAGCTCGGGGGCTCCCGAGACGCACGCCGCCGAGCTGCCGTGGTTCCCGCTGAACGCCCCCGCCGCTCTGGATTCCGACGCCGAGTGGGTGCCCCAGGTATGGCGCGACATGGACACCAAGATCGCCGCTGCTCCCCTCGGCACCACCGGCACCGTGCTGATGCTGGGCAGGCCCGGGGGCCCGGAGTTCAGGCCCTCGGAGGTTGCCCGACTCGGTTATCTCGCCGGCATCGTCGCGACGGTACTGAACTGACCCGTCCCGGCCCGATCATTCCGTCGATCCCGATTCTGCTTCGGTCGGAGCCACCGCATCGGGCCCCTCGGTCAGCAGCAGGGTGAATCCCGCTTCGTCGAGCACCGGCACGCCGAGCTCGATTGCCTTGTCGTGCTTGGACCCCGGAGCTTCGCCGACGACCACGAACGCCGTCTTCTTGGACACCGAACCTGCAGCCTTGCCGCCTCGCAG is part of the Rhodococcus sp. SBT000017 genome and harbors:
- a CDS encoding amino acid-binding protein produces the protein MSYLLRVQLPDRPGSLGSLAVALGSVGADILSLDVIERGDGYAVDDLVVDVAPGSLPDTLITAAENLTDVRVDSIRPYTGVLDTHRELELIDRVAAASDDRLQVLVDGAPRVLRVGWSTVVATNAHGPFRLVGSSGAPETHAAELPWFPLNAPAALDSDAEWVPQVWRDMDTKIAAAPLGTTGTVLMLGRPGGPEFRPSEVARLGYLAGIVATVLN